Below is a genomic region from Biomphalaria glabrata chromosome 3, xgBioGlab47.1, whole genome shotgun sequence.
CATATGCACCACCTACCCTACCATATGCGCCACCTGCACTACCATATATGCCACCTACCCTACCATATGCACCACCTACCCTACCATATGCGACACCTGCACTACCATATGCACCACCTACCCTACCATATGCGCCACCTATACTACCATATGCATCACCTACCCTACCATATGCACCACCTACCCTACCATATGCACCACCTACACTACCATATGCACCACCTACCCTACCATATGCGCCGCCTGCACTACCATACGCACCACCTACCCTACCATATGCACCACCTACCCTACCATATGCACCACCTGCACTACCATACGCACCACCTACCCTACCATATGCACCACCTACCCTACCATATGCACCACCTACCCTACCATATGCGCCACCTGCACTACCATACGCACCACCTACCCTACCATATGCACCACCTACCCTACCATATGCACCACCTACACTACCATACGCACCACCTACCCTACCATATGCGCCACCTGCACTACCATACGCACCACCTACCCTACCATATGCACCACCTACCCTACCATATGCACCACCTGCACTACCATATGCGCCATCTGCACTACCATATGCACCACCTACCCTACCATATGTGCCACCTGCTCTACCATACGCACCACCTACCCTACCATATGCGCCACCTGCACTACCATACGCACCACCTACCCTACCATATGCACCACCTACCCTACCATATGCACCACCTGCACTACCATATGCGCCATCTGCACTACCATATGCACCACCTACCCTACCATATGTGCCACCTGCTCTACCATATGCACCACCTACCCTACCATATGCACCATCTACCCTACCATATGCACCACCTACCCTACCATATGCGCCACCTACACTACCAAGTGTACATACGCCCAACAGTAATGCAACGTGCAATGTGCCCATCTTCCCTACCATGAGCACCTATACCCTACAGTAATGTTACCACTTACCCTACCATATGCACCAACTACCCTGCCATGTGTACCAGGTGCACCTATACCCTACAGTAATGTTACCACTTACCCTACCATATGCACCAACTACCCTGCCATGTGTACCAGGTGCACCTATACCCTACAGTAATGTTACCACTTACCCTACCATATGCACCAACTACCCTGCCATGTGTACCAGGTGCACCTATACCCTACAGTAATGTTACCACTTACCCTACCATATGCACCAACTACCCTGCCATGTGTACCAGGTGCACATATACCCTACAGTAATCTGCAATGTGCCCGATCTTCCCTAGTATGTGCACCTATACCCTACAATTCACATTCACTACACTTATGATATGCAATCATTTACTGATTACATGCACATGCACCAGTTACATATCATATACCCTACCTTACCATCTATCTGCCATGTGTCCACCTTACCACCTATCTGCCATGTGTCCACCTTACCATCTATCTGCCATGTGTCCACCTTACCACCTATCTGCCATGTGTCCACCTTACCACCTATCTGCCATGTGTCCACCTTACCATCTATCTGCCATGTGTCCACCTTACCACCTATCTGCCATGTGTCCACCTTACCATCTATCTGTCATGTGTCCACCTTACCACCTATCTGCCATGTGTCCACCTTACCATCTATCTGCCATGTGTCCACCTTACCACCTATCTGCCATGTGTCCACCTTACCATCTATCTGCCATGTGTCCACCTTACCACCTATCTGCCATGTGTCCACCTTACCATCTATCTGCCATGTGTCCACCTTACCACCTATCTGCCATGTGTCCACCTTACCACCTATCTGCCATGTGTCCACCTTACCACCTATCTGCCATGTGTCCACCTTACCACCTATCTGGCATGTGTCCACCTTACCACCTATCTGCCATGTGTCCACCTTACCACCTATCTGCCATGTGTCCACCTTACCACCTATCTGCCATGTGTCCACCTTACCACCTATCTGCCATGTGTCCACCAAAATTTTTCAACCATGTGCAATATAACCTATACATGTGCACCTAATGCACCATTTATCAACCATACGCACCACCTATAAATGCAACAACTTTTACCGTTGCCATGTTCGCCTATACTGCTTATATCACCACCTAAATCTAATCTCGACCTAACCCTTAACCTAAATCTAATCTCGACCTAACCCTAAACTTAAATCTAATCTCGACCTAACCCTAAACTTAAATCTAATCTCGACCTAACCCTAAACTTAAATCTACCCtcatataatataatttttttttgtattgtggAAACCATGATGGAGGATTGATTGCGAAACAAACGTCTAAACCCCTAAGCAACACATCCATGTGagatatgacacaacaacaacataagaaGAGATGGACTTTGAAACCAAAGAGTGAGGAATACACTAGTTCAAGTGGCTACGCAAGCCCTAGCTTTCGTCCTACGTATTTAGCCCCAACAATGCAGACATAATAATTCCCCTCGGGTGGTCGACTGACATTTTCTTTtggccgtctacgtctgtcatgGGCAGCGGATGTTCTCTTGCTCTCCAATGTGTAATTGCCTTTGAACGTGTCTCGTTGGAAAGTTGCATGCAGCTATGTGctctcttctaggtcagttatagcaagttggcgcctaagccgATCTTTCAGGCGTTTCCTTGGGACTTCTCTGGTACGtagaccacctttcagctcataaaaaaagactgcctttagCATACGTTCATCCCCTCGGAAATCTCACCTTTCACAATCCAAACTTCCCTCTATCTCAACACAGCCCCCTGGTATGTCCACGAGTTTCACATTGACCAGCCTGCATGCGGCCggtaaaaaaaaggaaattatatTATATGCAAGTGATTTAAAATGTTAATCATTGGCTTACATCAGGTTTACAACACTGCCTCCTTCCCAAGTCTCTTCATCCCAAACTAACTCGGTGTCGTCCGTCTTTCCGCAGTAGCGGTGCTAAAAATTCATGTGCACAACTTTGCATTTGATCAAAGGACTTTTCTAAATCCATTGACGGTCTTCTCTTTGGATGGCACAATCAAATTTTGATTCTCTTTTAAGATCAGATTTGCATGGGGTCTCACTACTGTCTCTTATTCGACTCCACGCCCCTTCTTGAACCCCCTCTCAGAGCTATGATGTATTCACTTGTTTCCACCCAAGCATTCCGAACAAAAGAGTGACCAGCAAAGTTGTCAAAGCACTTCTTGGTTGCCTCATTTAATCGTCTTCTACAAGTCGGAAGAAATTCTGAAAAGTAGTCATCTTAAAATGTGTACTGTTCCACATTCATCACCTAACCGGGAAAAGTCGAGAGATTTGGTTATGCGAACTTTCACAGCTCCTagacgacgaaagtcaaggggcAGGTAATTAAATGATGATGATTAATTTCATCTATTAAATTTTGCATTTGGGGTGGAAGGGGGTTATTTAAATGTGGGTCGTGAAAATGAAGGAGTTTATTTTATGTAAACTTTAAttaggcctttttttttctataagacctattttaagacaaaaaaaaaacactacaaaaACTGAAAGTAATGGTAGCTGGGCATAGTTCAATAAGGAGGGAACGAAACGGTAGCAGAGCAAGAAAGAGGCATGAGAGAGGTGGGAgggcataaaaaaaattatcagggCATAAGAATTGTGGGAGCATAACAGAGGATAAAGGGCATGAACGAGAAGGGAAAGCATTAAAGAGAGAGCAGGGCATGAAAAAGCTGGTAGTGAATAAAGGATGTTTCAGGGCATGAGAGAGACTGTATAGCGTATGAGAGGTTGTAGAGGAGAAAAGGGTAGCAAGGCATGGAAGAGGTAGCAAGGCATGAAAAGGGTAGCAAGGCATAAAAGAGGTACCAGGGTAGGAAAGAGGTAGCAAGGCATGAAAGAGGTAGCAAGGCATGAAAGAGATAGCAGGTTAGGAAAGAGGTAGCAAGGCATGAAAGAGGTAGCAAGGCATGAAAGAGGTAGCAAGGCATGAAAGAGGTAGCAAGGCATGAAAGAGGTAGCAAGGCATGAAAGAGGTAGCAAGGCGTGAAAGAGGTAGCAAGGCATGAAAGAGGTAGCAGGGCATGAAAGAGGTAGCAATGCATGAAAGAGGTAGCAAGGCATGAAAGAGGTAGCAAGGCAAGAAAGAGGTAGCAGGGCATGAAAGACGTAGCAAGGCATGAAAGAGGTAGCAAGGCATGAAAGAGGTAGCAAGGCATGAAAGAATTAGCAAGGCATGAAAGAGGTAGCAAGGCATGAAAGACGTAGCAAGGCATGAAAGAGGTAGCAAGGCATGAAAGAGGTAGCAAGGCATGAAAGAGGTAGCAAGGCATGAAAGAGGTAGCAAGGCATTTCTGCGATAGATCAATATgataaaagtaaaagtttacTTAAAGTTTGAATTTAACACTCATTTAGAATAAAAGTATTGAAAGCGAATTTATTTAAGGGATCAATCATTTCTTAAAAACAAATGGGAGTGATTAGTagatcttattttatatttcttttccaCAAAGGCACTggatctagaagtctagattaaatataataataataataataacaataataataaggcttgtcttcgagtccgaagaattatgaggagtgcagtatttcccttggctacgcagccccagctgtgacctatatattttgcaacatccagggcaaacataaacattgtccgccggtggttgattaagattttcttttcgccgcctgcgtctgtcctcggcggcagaattttgttttggtctcaaatgtgtatcccacggcctttgtgagtgaccttcagctgtttcgttctgaagccgcatgcaacaggtgctctcttctatgtcagctaaggtaaattagcgcctaagctggtctttaaagcgtttccgtggggcacctctgttacgtcgaccaccttttagctcaccaaaaagactgcttttggcatacgtttgaCCCCCATAATGGATActtgccctgcccagcgtaactatcggaccataagaagtccctctatattgACAATaacggcgttcgcaaggacatcgctgtttgtaatgcggtcttgccaccgtaatTTCATGATGGAGCGCACGCATCTTAGatgaaagcgttcaagtagtTTTAGTTGCGCTCTGTATAAGGGGTCGTTCGTAAATGACGTCAGGcaaaaaatgaccttttttagCCCCCCTGATCAcagacccccccctccccctctgcgtaacgtcacaaaatataaaaacaatatttatttcaatgtatttatttctcaTCGACTTTTTCCCAATGACGTTTCATGTGCTCATCAATAGTATATACGGGAAGattttctttctccttctgcttGAGGCGCTGACTCGACAATGAAAATGTCTTCAATGAGATCTTCATCTCTCCATTCCCCACTCTCCTCACCTGCGTGTCCCAAAACTACAAGAGACTTCGTTGTCttgttttttcttaataatTCTTTTGTCTTTCTGTGCGTTGACGTCGTTCTTTTTCCGAAAACTTAAGAGTTAGTATTTTTGAGAAGAACAACGGCAGTGCCAACATGATGCTTTCAGTTGAACTCCTCAAACAAGACTGAAATATCTCTATATTTTCAATGCTTTTTATTTCAGAATAAAACTACACGAGAGGTTCATGTTGAAAGGAGTacctaaaaaatgttattatttttcgaagatttttgaagattaaaaaaatattttatttgtgtttttttctgaattttaaatttgtgacgtcacaaaatcgctacccccccccccttttccccctTGTCAAAAAATGTCACATTttctcaaccccccccccttccctcctAGAGCGTGACGTCATTTACGAACGACCCCCTAATACctatgtctcagatccatatagaagggttgagagaaccaccgcttgGCTGATACTGATTTTTGAAGGCAGGTGGAGCGATTTATTCTGCCAAACTGTCGCCTGAAAGCGTCCAAAACCACTACTGGCCTTgaccagacggttatcaacttcccttgaaagcgaggcgtcatttgatactatgcttcctagATATAAAATGTGGTCTACCGCGTTAAGAGGCTGCCAAtttacggtgatctttggggctgagtaggttttatttgGTGACTTCTGAAACATAACTTCTGTTTTCCcaaggtttatagataaaccgaaagaggcggcagcgtattcAAATTTGTTCACCGCGATCTGGAGATCCTGTttattgtgagctagcagggcgcaatcatcggcatagagaagttttgttatgaccatctcctttgattttgtatgggatagtagacgtcgcAGATTGAACATATTGCCGTCCCAACGAGACCGGATGTAGATGTCTTCGTGCAATCACTGCCTTAATACATTGAAACATTGCATGTACAGTGTGATGAACATTAGTGTGGGCTAGATAGTTGAGATTAAGTTTCCAAAACAAACACAACTTGGAGTTGTGTACTCGAGGCTAGCAACtttttttaacgttttaaaatcTCTCGCCGCTGATGTATTAGTATTCAGTACAAGAGATTACATTGGCCGAAACACACACGTTCTCAGCAATTACAATTTTTGCTTGAAAAGGTTGCTGGACAGCCATGCGcctcttgtcactcgtacagtctcaggccatctgcaccctggttgacggaagacataaagactgccaaacttattcgccgacgtgccgaacgtacatttcaaaagacaggtctgacggtacatcgacaaatatacatactagaaaaaaacaaggttaaccgtatgattagagacgcaaaagctagtcatattcgacaaaaaatcgaaacttctgattcttcaaaggagctatttaggatcaccgctgaaatgttagggggagcaaataacgaacgtttgccgtcatctatcccagtatctgagcttcctgattccttcaatagatttttcttttggaagattgagcagattagaaatgacatgccatccctctcatcacagcttgaccactatccaatttttcaaaatactcctttttgcgagtttcagcgtgtatctgaagattatgtcaaaagtactattttaaagatgccaaataagtcatgtgaccttgatcctattccaacttccttgctccttgaatgtttagatgagcttgtacctacaattactaacattgtgaactcttcactgacttcaggcattgtaccacagcaatttaagcatgcacttgtcaggcccttattatagaaatccagtcttgacccggaatgtctagaaaactatcgcccggtatcaaatcttcccttcctgtcaaagcttctggagcgcatcgtgttagcgcaaattctttctcatcttgaacagtactgtctcttggaagaatttgaatctgcatataggaagtccgtagcacagagacagcagtggtcagggtactaaacgacttacttcacaattccgacaaaggccacatatcaattctttccattctggacttgtccgcagcaaTTGATACGCTAGActatgaaattatgatggccagattctctgcaacttttggtttagcttgagtcgtcctaaagtggcttggatcctacctgacggaacgcacccaaagtgtcgttgttaacgggacggaatcaacaagcttacttttgaagtacggagtaccccaaggatcagttctaggcccagtattgttcactatgtacacatatccactcagcggtgtcatacggccaaccggcatcttataccatttctttgccgatgactcacagttatacgattcatcagtaccctcagaggtgtcgcatctggcagagaaaatcagtagtaccgttgcaagggtgagcgattggatggttgaaaataaactcaagatgaacgaagacaagacagaaataattaagattggcactaggaacaatgtctcaaaagttaaatgcacagattctctctttatcacgaactgccatgttccttttgtccatgtagtgcggaatcttggagttttcttcgactcaacactatttttcgacccacacataagtcagctctgcaaaggtctttatctgcagctgcgaagattaggccagatccgaccatatttaacaacagagtcaacaaaaacgctagctgtggcatttatactctcccgccttgactactgcaacgccgtgctagcaggtatacctgatgacaaaatagccaagctgcaacgtatacagaacaacgccgctcgaatagtccttaaaaaaatagacaagattctgctactacgctcttgcgcacgctccattggcttcccgtgaaagcgagaatcgattacaaggtcaccacactttgtcatcagtgtatatataacaatgagatgcccttgtaccttagcgaactgattactccatatgtcccccagagagccctgcgctcaatggactcaacgcttttagtagtgccacgtttctccctcaaaagctacggtttgcgtgctttttcagttcacggaaaaaaggtttggaactcactccccattgatctcagacagacaacatgctacaccacttttaagaagaacattaagacctatctgtttaaaacttttttagattaactgtcattttagctaactgtc
It encodes:
- the LOC129925065 gene encoding uncharacterized protein LOC129925065, producing METYYPAFVAHLETTGDQVDVAVRQDSLNLLHTITFGSLRALPYAPPTLPYAPPTLPYAPPTLPYAPPALPYAPPTLPYAPPTLPYAPPTLPYAPPALPYAPPTLPYAPPTLPYAPPTLPYAPPTLPYAPPALPYAPPTLPYAPPTLPYAPPALPYAPPTLPYAPPALPYAPPTLPYASPALPYAPPTLPYAPPALPYMPPTLPYAPPTLPYATPALPYAPPTLPYAPPILPYASPTLPYAPPTLPYAPPTLPYAPPTLPYAPPALPYAPPTLPYAPPTLPYAPPALPYAPPTLPYAPPTLPYAPPTLPYAPPALPYAPPTLPYAPPTLPYAPPTLPYAPPTLPYAPPALPYAPPTLPYAPPTLPYAPPALPYAPSALPYAPPTLPYVPPALPYAPPTLPYAPPALPYAPPTLPYAPPTLPYAPPALPYAPSALPYAPPTLPYVPPALPYAPPTLPYAPSTLPYAPPTLPYAPPTLPSVHTPNSNATCNVPIFPTMSTYTLQ
- the LOC129925066 gene encoding DBF4-type zinc finger-containing protein 2 homolog, encoding MCPPYHLSAMCPPYHLSAMCPPYHLSAMCPPYHLSAMCPPYHLSAMCPPYHLSAMCPPYHLSVMCPPYHLSAMCPPYHLSAMCPPYHLSAMCPPYHLSAMCPPYHLSAMCPPYHLSAMCPPYHLSAMCPPYHLSAMCPPYHLSAMCPPYHLSGMCPPYHLSAMCPPYHLSAMCPPYHLSAMCPPYHLSAMCPPKFFNHVQYNLYMCT